The Microcystis panniformis FACHB-1757 region AGGTCGGTTTCTGTTTCCTCGCGGAAAGTGGTTTCCAAAACCCCGGCCCGAGTGCCACCGATACCTTTAGCGTAGGCCATCGCTCGATCGCGTGCTTGGCCGGTAGCATCTTGATAGACGGCGAATAAACAGGGGACTCCTTGACCTTGTTCGTAGGTGCGACGGACGAGATGGCCGGTCCTTTGGGGGCAACCATAACCACATCGACATTATCCGGGGGAACCACTTGACCGAAATGAATATTAAAGCCGTGGGCAAAAGACAAAACCTTGCCTGGGCTTAAATTCGGGGCAATTTCGTGGAGATAAATCGTTTTCTGCACTTCATCCGGTAAGAGGATCATGATCCAGTCGGCAATTTTAGCGGCTTGGGCCACATCATAAACCGGAATACCGGCTTCTTTGGCTTTGATTGCCGATTTACTGCCGGGATATAGACCAACAATCACATTAACGCCACTATCCTTGAGATTTAATGCGTGGGCATGACCCTGGGAACCATAACCAATAATAGCGATCGTTTTCCCGCTAATAAATCTAAATTGGCATCCTCATCATAGTACATTCGTGCCATCGAACTCGCTCCTTAACTTCTTTTGTCACTGTGCAAACTCCTAATTATACGGGAAAATCACGCCCGTCAGAAGCATTTGAGCGCCGGTTTCCTGGAGTCACGAAAAAATAGTGTCTAAAAAAATGAACTAGGCTAATCCGCTTCGCGCTTGATTAGCTTTGGAAACGCTAATCTCACAGATTTTGTGCTTTTGACGCTTCCTTTGGCAGACTTACCGTTTGAGTCCTGACGGCTCGACTAGGCAGCGGTTTTACCATCCACGTCTGACGACGCTAGTTCCTAACACCGTGGCTAAATATTTAGTTTTAGCCAGAAATATCTAAGGGACAAAACCTAATTGACCAATTGTCAATAGAGTTTTCAATGCGCTCACCCTGAGACTTTCTTGAGTATTTATATTTAGTGAATTGTTCGGCTTTTTCTGTCTTTTCCTTTGTCTTTTTCCACCTGCGGAATTTGGGTTGTATTGATTCGGACAATACCGATGAGCCTTTCTCTGTCAAATCTTGAGGAGTCTTGCGTTTCATTTTTGAATTGGCGTTGTTTTACTCCCTGATGGAATGAGCAGTTGAGGCAGCATTAACTTGAGCGATCGCATTTAAAGGTAAAGATTGAACAGGCCGAATGTTTTAGGTTTACCTTGAGTTTATTGCTGTAATTCTTTCAACAAATCTAAGACTTTTTGAGCTTGTGCTGTGTCACCCTGTTGCTGATATAAATTGGCTGCTTTTTCCAAGTCGGTGATCGCTTTTTGACGGTTTCCTGACATTTCATAGACAAGCCCTCGCAGGTTGTAAGCATCAGCATAGTTAGGATCGAGGCGAATTGCTTGGGTGTAGTCGGCGATCACTTTTTGATATTCTTTTAATTGACCATAGGCATTACCTCGAAAAAGATAAGCACGAGCATCGTTAGGATTGAGGCGAATTGCTTGGGTGTAGTCGGCGATCGCTTTTTGATATTCCCCTAACTCAAAATATGCGTCGCCTCGAAGAATGTAAGCAATAGCATCGTTAGGATTGAGACGTATCGCCAGGTTAAATTGTGCCAGCGATTGCACAAAATTTCCTTTTTTCCATTCCTCTATTCCATAATTAAAAAACAACTCGGCAAAGGCTAGTTTAGAATTAGGATTTGATCGAATGCTATCGATCAAATCCTGAGTTACTTTGATTAAATCTATGGTTGTCTGGTATGCTTCTGTATCTCCCTGTTTTTGAAGTAATTCTGCCGCTTTTCGTAGCTCTGTGATCTGATTTTCTAAATCTCCTAAACCCTTATATGCCATTGCCATGCCCATGTAAGCTTGAGCATAGTCGGGTTTGAGTTGAATCGCTTGGCTAAAATCGACAATTGCACCATCAAAATCTGCTTTGTCATATTTATCCATCGCCTGAACAAAAAAATCCTTAGCATTCCTTCCATTGGAAAAATATTGAGCGAGCGCGTTAGTAGTGGAGATACTTTGTTGAGGTGTTCTTAATTTATTCTGAGCAATTTCTCGGCCACTAATTGCTTGAGTGAAATTAGGATTAAGTCGTATTGCTTGAGCATAATCGGCGATCGCTTTTTGAGAATCTCCTAATTGATCATACAAAGTTGCTCGGTTATAGTAAGCTACTGCTGAATTGGGATTAAAGCGAATAAATTGGTTATAATCAGCCAGGGCTTGGTCATATTGCTGTAAACGACTATAGGCAATTCCTCTGTTGCCATAGGCTTGAGCATAGTTAGGATTAAGACGAATGGCTTCATTAAAACTATTAATGGCAGCCTCTAGATCACCTTGTTGTAATCTTTTTACTCCCTGATTGAAAAAGTCCAGAGCAGTTGAGGCAGCATTGACTTGAGCGATCGCATTTAAAGTAAAGATTGAACGGGCCGAGGGAGAGAAAGGAAGCCTAAACCGAGACAGAGGGTAATTAAGATAGAGAAAGGACGGAGAAACATGATTGATTTTCCTTGACAATGTTTTAGGTTTACGTTGAGTTTATTTTTGTATTATTTTAATAACTTCTAAGATTTCTTGAACTTTTGTCTTGAGGAGTCCTGCGTTTCATTTTTGAATTGGCGGGCTGTGAAAATGCCTCTTAGCTTAAAACCCGATGCCCGACCCCCGACACCCTGCCCCCACGAAAAACTTTTTGCCGCAACCCCTAACTAGGGAAAGCTGACTTGATCTAGTGGAGCAGAAAAAAAAGGGGGGGTAATGGCCAATTTTTAGCTTGGACTTGGTTCTTTCACCAAAATTGAGTACAATGTCACTATCAATAGGCACTTCCTCTCCTCTCACCCAGTTAAGATTAACCTCGATCTGAACACAGATAATCGGGTTATTTAGGGACGAAATAGCTTCTCTCCTTCTCGATTTTTACCTTTTCTGGGTAATTTACCCAGTCAGGATCGTTTATAGACTGATTTACTGCCTTGATCGACCCTAGATAAAATCAGGTCAAAAATTATTTGCTTTGTTAATCACTAATTCTCTTAGAGCTGCCCAGGAAAATCTATGGTAAGTTTTTTTAAAAAGCTATTGACAAAAAAACCTCAAGGTGTTGGGTTAGAGATCACCCCAGAGCGCATTAACATAGCTCAGATCGCCAAACAGGGACAAAATTATCAATTAGTTAAATGTTGTTCGTCGGATATCCCGGAAGGCATCTTTGAGGAGGGAAAAATCGTCGATTCCCCCGCTTTAGCGGAATTAATCCAAGAAGTCCTCAAGGAAAATAAAATTAACAGCAAACGAGTCGCTACTGGGTGTGCCGATGCGCGAGTCAATTATCCGGATGATCCCCATTCCCTCGGAATTGGACGAATCAGGAATTGCGAAATCTGGTCTTAAATCATGAGGGCTAGTTTATACCTTCCCTATCCTCGCGAGGAAGTGGATCTCGACTACCAAAAACTAGGCTACTTTCAGGATGAAGACGGGATCGAAAAAGTGCAGGTTTTGCTGGTAGCCACTCGTCGGGAGATTACCGATGCCTACATGGAAACCTTCCAACAGGCAGGATTACAGGTAGATGTGCTAGAAATTAATAGTTTTGCCCTAATTCGGACGATTCGCGAGCATTTGCGACAGTTTAGTTCCAATGAAGCCGCCGTTATTGTTGATATAGAATTGATAACACGGAAATTGCCATCGTGGTGGACGGCGTTCCCAATTTTCCCGCACTGTCCCCATCGGCACTTTCCAGTACAAAATGCCCTCTCCAGGGCGATGAATTTGCCCACCTCCCCGCAGTCCTGAGATTCTTTTGGGGATGACAATTCCGATTATTGCTTTGATAGTCTTAGCACCAATACCGGCACTTCCGGGGCCCCTACTAACGCCGGGATGACGGCACTGATGCGCGTTTTAGGGGAATTAACCGATGAGTTACGGCGATCAATTAATTTCTATCTTAACCAAAGTGATGACCTGGAAATCGTCCAATTACTTTTAGCCGGTCCCGGGGCGGTTTAGCGCACTAGACGAATACTTTACTCAACGTCTCAGCGTCCCACCATGGCAATCGATCCGATCGCATCACTGAACTTAGATACAACTCAAGAGATTCCTAATACCGAAAGACCGGGATTAGGAACAGTTCTCGGTTTAGGATTACGGGAGGTATAGACAAAAATTATGTATAGTCTTGACGTTAATTTTCTTAAGGATCGCCATCTTACCAAACGGGAAAGGAACCCCCGCAGCCAAGATTTCCACCGCTATTAACCTGCGTAAACAAACACCCCTGTTGATCGGTGTGGGAGTGGGGGCCGGATTATTGACACTGACGGGATTACTCGGTTTAATCCTCGGTTGGCAAACCAGCGAAACTCAGGCCCTAATTCAGCAACTGGATGCGGAATTAGGTCAACTGCAAGCCCAAGCAAAAAGCTAGAAGACATGAAGCGCAACTAACGGCGGTAGGAGAAGAAAATGAAGCTCTGGTAACGTATTCAATCAGATTAGGCCTTGGTCAGCTATTCTTCAGGAAATTCCCTGCCAAACTCCCCCTAGTGTCCAGCTAACCAGTGTGCAGCAGTGGAGGTTCCCGCTGCCCCAGATCAAGGGCAACAGAATCGGGCTACTCGCTTAAAAATCAGTGGTTTTGCCAGTTAATACGAAGCAGTCAATGATTATCTCTTAACCCTACAAGCTTCTCCTTTTTTACAGGGTAGGCAAACGGTGATCGAAAGTGCTGCCCTGGCCGATTACCCGTAGAGGTGGATAATCAGTACAAAATATTAATGTTACTTTCCCCAAGCGGTTCAATTTGTGATCACCGCCCAATTAAGTATACTCCCGCTACGGAACAACTGCCCAATCTCGCCCGGAATGGAGCGATCGGAGTTATCACTAGGATTAACACTCTCAAACGCCAAGGAGCCATTCAACCATGACTTTACCGAAGAATTTGAAGATCGGGAATTAGAGGAATTTGAGGAGTATCCTATCGCTTTCGGGATAACTTTTACTCCCCGCAATAGTGGCATCGCTGCCGCTGTGCTAGGTTTACTTGGCTCTTTCTATCTGCTTTTTAACTGGGTGATGCCCGCTTATGATACCTTGCAACAGTTGCAAAACGATGCAGCTGGCAAACAACAACAGATAGATCAACAAAAAAAGCGGTCTCGGACCGGCCGAATTAGCAAAAATTGAGAGTCAGTTGCAACAAAAAGAGGCAACTAAAACAGCAAATTCTCGCGCTTTTTGCTCAGAAAAGAACTTAAGCACAATTCTCTTAGATATTAGCAAGATCTTTAAGTTCTCGCAATGTTAAGCTGATTAGTTTCCAACCCCAAGTACTAGAACCAGTGGTGGTTTCGATGGTTCCCTCGGTAGCGCGGTTAATAATAAGCTCAAAACGTCAAACTCTTAACGTCAAGATCGAAGGGAATATGCTAACACTCAAGAGGTTATTCGGGATTTAGAAAGATTACAGCCGCTCATTTTGCTCAACAGTCTCAATACCAGATGGAAAAGGAAGGATCGGCGGTTCAAGTGGTTAGTACTGCAACAATAAAGCCACTATCGTTCCCCAAGGCGATCAACCCGTTACTACCACCTTTCTTCTCGATGTGATTATTCCTCTCAATGCTGAAGAATTGGCG contains the following coding sequences:
- a CDS encoding tetratricopeptide repeat protein, whose amino-acid sequence is MSRKINHVSPSFLYLNYPLSRFRLPFSPSARSIFTLNAIAQVNAASTALDFFNQGVKRLQQGDLEAAINSFNEAIRLNPNYAQAYGNRGIAYSRLQQYDQALADYNQFIRFNPNSAVAYYNRATLYDQLGDSQKAIADYAQAIRLNPNFTQAISGREIAQNKLRTPQQSISTTNALAQYFSNGRNAKDFFVQAMDKYDKADFDGAIVDFSQAIQLKPDYAQAYMGMAMAYKGLGDLENQITELRKAAELLQKQGDTEAYQTTIDLIKVTQDLIDSIRSNPNSKLAFAELFFNYGIEEWKKGNFVQSLAQFNLAIRLNPNDAIAYILRGDAYFELGEYQKAIADYTQAIRLNPNDARAYLFRGNAYGQLKEYQKVIADYTQAIRLDPNYADAYNLRGLVYEMSGNRQKAITDLEKAANLYQQQGDTAQAQKVLDLLKELQQ